One region of Juglans regia cultivar Chandler chromosome 4, Walnut 2.0, whole genome shotgun sequence genomic DNA includes:
- the LOC109002430 gene encoding putative pentatricopeptide repeat-containing protein At2g01510: MCRRMLWDSATIAHVIQTYAQSRQFNKGKQLHAQLICAGYPLNTFLTNHLLNMYSKCGELDLALKLFDTMPHRNMVSWTAMITGFSQNKRFTEALEIFCLMRNACESPTQFAFSSVVRAGAALGWIEFGRQMHCLSLKCSFSYELFVGSNLADMYSKCGSMVEACKVFEEMPCKDEVSWTAMIDGYAKNGDFEEALLAYKRMINDGLVIDQHVLCSTLNACGALKACKFGKVLHSSVVKLGIELDTAVGNALTNVYLKVGDMENALNVFGTEPEGRNVVSYTSFINGYVEANQIEKAFDVFSELRMHEIEPNEYTFSSLIKACANQAALEQGIQLHAQVFKFNMDSEPYVSSILVDMYGKCGLLDDSIRVFEEIGDPTEIAWNSLVSVFAQHGLGKDAIETFDRMIQNGLKPNGITFVSLLTACSHAGLADEGLKYFHSMEKIYGVVPREEHYSCVIDLLGRSGKLKEAEEFINTMPIEPNAFGWCSFLGACRTYGDKERGKLAAEKLMKLEPENSGAHVLLSNIYAKQRQWEDVRSLRKMMRDDNVKKLPGYSWVDVGNKTHIFGAEDWAHPRKKEIYEKLDSLFDQIRKAGYVPYTDSIPFDMDKSLKEKILHHHSERIALAFALISIPAGKPIIVKKNIRVCVDCHSAFKCISKVVGRKIVLRDNSRFHHFADGFCSCGDYW, encoded by the coding sequence ATGTGCAGGCGCATGCTCTGGGACTCTGCCACCATAGCGCACGTTATTCAAACCTACGCACAATCTAGACAGTTCAACAAAGGGAAGCAGCTCCACGCCCAGTTAATATGCGCAGGTTACCCACTAAACACCTTCCTCACCAACCACCTCCTCAACATGTACTCCAAATGTGGTGAACTCGATCTTGCTCTGAAACTGTTCGACACAATGCCTCACAGAAATATGGTTTCTTGGACAGCAATGATCACTGGATTTTCTCAAAACAAGAGGTTTACAGAGGCATTAGAGATATTTTGCCTAATGCGGAATGCCTGTGAAAGCCCGACTCAGTTTGCATTTTCGAGTGTTGTTCGCGCTGGTGCTGCTCTTGGGTGGATTGAGTTTGGGAGGCAAATGCATTGCCTCTCGTTGAAATGTAGCTTTAGTTATGAATTGTTTGTGGGGAGTAATTTAGCAGACATGTATTCAAAGTGTGGTTCAATGGTTGAAGCTTGTAAAGTTTTTGAGGAGATGCCTTGTAAGGATGAGGTGTCATGGACCGCAATGATTGATGGTTATGCAAAAAATGGTGATTTTGAGGAAGCTTTATTAGCTTATAAGAGGATGATTAATGATGGACTTGTGATTGATCAGCATGTTCTTTGCAGTACTTTAAATGCTTGCGGGGCACTTAAGGCTTGTAAGTTCGGGAAGGTATTACATTCGAGTGTTGTGAAGTTGGGAATTGAATTGGATACTGCTGTAGGGAATGCCCTTACGAATGTTTATTTGAAAGTGGGAGATATGGAAAATGCTTTGAATGTGTTTGGGACTGAACCTGAGGGTAGAAATGTTGTGTCTTATACTTCCTTCATTAATGGGTATGTTGAGGCAAATCAGATTGAGAAGGCATTTGATGTTTTTTCTGAGCTGCGGATGCATGAAATTGAACCTAATGAGTATACTTTCTCTAGCTTGATCAAGGCGTGTGCTAACCAGGCTGCCCTTGAACAAGGAATCCAGCTCCATGCCCAagtgtttaaatttaatatggaCTCTGAGCCTTATGTTTCTTCAATTCTTGTTGACATGTATGGTAAATGTGGCTTACTTGATGATTCAATCAGGGTCTTTGAGGAGATTGGGGACCCAACTGAAATTGCATGGAATTCTTTGGTGAGTGTGTTTGCTCAGCATGGTTTAGGTAAAGATGCCATAGAAACTTTTGATAGGATGATTCAAAATGGGTTGAAACCAAATGGAATAACGTTTGTCAGTCTTTTAACAGCATGTAGCCATGCTGGACTAGCAGATGAAGGGTTGAAATACTTCCATTCCATGGAGAAGATTTATGGTGTAGTGCCTAGAGAAGAACATTATTCCTGTGTGATCGATTTACTTGGCCGATCTGGGAAACTTAAGGAAGCTGAAGAATTTATCAACACCATGCCAATTGAACCAAATGCTTTTGGATGGTGTTCATTCCTTGGGGCTTGCAGGACTTATGGTGACAAGGAGAGGGGCAAACTTGCAGCAGAGAAACTGATGAAACTTGAACCTGAAAATAGCGGGGCTCATGTTTTGCtttcaaatatatatgcaaagcAAAGGCAATGGGAAGACGTAAGGAGTTTAAGGAAGATGATGAGAGATGACAATGTGAAGAAATTACCGGGTTATAGTTGGGTTGATGTTGGAAACAAAACCCATATCTTTGGAGCTGAAGACTGGGCCCATCCTCGAAAGAAGGAAATATATGAAAAGCTTGACAGTCTATTCGATCAGATTAGAAAAGCTGGATATGTTCCTTACACAGATTCTATTCCATTTGATAtggataaaagtttaaaagagaaaattctTCATCATCACAGCGAGAGGATCGCTCTAGCATTTGCACTAATTAGCATTCCAGCCGGAAAGCCAATCATTGTGAAGAAAAACATAAGGGTGTGTGTGGATTGCCATTCTGCATTTAAGTGCATTTCCAAGGTGGTTGGGAGAAAGATTGTTCTCAGGGATAACAGCAGATTTCACCATTTTGCCGATGGGTTTTGTTCCTGTGGAGATTACTGGTAA